A window of the Sabethes cyaneus chromosome 1, idSabCyanKW18_F2, whole genome shotgun sequence genome harbors these coding sequences:
- the LOC128745134 gene encoding uncharacterized protein LOC128745134, translating to MVLFKYGCAIMSVLRAVPNRTLKHSATLFKSEDRKSMLASLPAQDEGTVGERLMGMDALISRQNRFPDADTPTTLFNGVPFSEIPICNIRVSPNNTIITICDAKGTPQFIRSCGIEGFKNTRKGTNIAAQATAISICAKAIERGYKTVRVTIRGLGPGRMSAIKGVEMSGMNIVSITDATRVSWNPPRPRKQRKL from the exons ATGGTTCTGTTTAAGTATGGTTGCGCTATAATGAGCGTTTTACGAGCGGTTCCCAATCGAACATTGAAACACAGTGCCACACTTTTCAAATCAGAGGACAGAAAAAGCATGCTTGCTTCTTTGCCTGCCCAAGACGAGGGAACTGTTGGTGAACGCCTAATGGGGATGGACGCTCTTATTTCTAG ACAAAATCGTTTCCCGGATGCCGATACGCCTACCACTCTTTTTAATGGTGTGCCGTTCAGTGAAATTCCCATCTGTAATATTCGTGTTTCGCCAAACAACACAATAATTACCATTTGTGACGCTAAAGGAACTCCGCAATTTATTAGGTCATGCGGAATCGAAGGCTTCAAAAACACTCGCAAGGGCACTAATATCGCCGCACAAGCCACTGCAATTAGTATTTGCGCG AAAGCCATTGAAAGGGGATATAAAACTGTTCGGGTAACAATCCGTGGGCTTGGACCAGGACGAATG TCCGCTATAAAAGGCGTAGAAATGTCTGGAATGAATATTGTATCTATTACTGATGCAACTCGCGTATCTTGGAATCCACCGAGGCCACGAAAACAACGGAAACTTTAA